A single genomic interval of Pseudomonas sp. FeN3W harbors:
- a CDS encoding heavy-metal-associated domain-containing protein: MSTIELNVEGMSCGSCVKHVTEALNTVEGVTKVDVDLQAARVRVSGQSDSQVLIASLTDAGYPAQLASPAAGTNNMKKTGCGGSGGCGCN, translated from the coding sequence GTCGAAGGCATGAGCTGCGGCTCGTGCGTCAAGCATGTCACCGAGGCGCTCAACACTGTCGAGGGCGTCACCAAGGTGGATGTCGATTTGCAAGCCGCCAGGGTGCGGGTTAGCGGCCAGAGCGACAGCCAAGTGCTGATTGCTTCCCTGACTGATGCGGGATATCCCGCGCAGCTGGCCAGTCCGGCAGCCGGGACGAACAACATGAAAAAGACGGGTTGCGGTGGCAGCGGTGGCTGCGGCTGCAACTGA
- a CDS encoding DUF1622 domain-containing protein yields the protein MNLEAPHAAIEIAVIGFEIAGVLAITFGSFIALYRFFFNYKGAALTDRSRSLRQDIGGAIVLGLEFLVAADVIRTVVIEPSLRNVAVLGLIVLVRTFLSYTLHMENKSRES from the coding sequence ATGAACCTTGAGGCACCTCATGCAGCGATTGAGATCGCGGTGATCGGGTTCGAGATTGCAGGGGTGCTCGCTATAACTTTCGGAAGTTTCATAGCGCTCTATCGCTTTTTTTTCAATTACAAAGGGGCCGCATTGACGGATCGCTCCCGGTCATTACGGCAAGATATTGGCGGCGCGATTGTGCTAGGACTAGAATTCCTCGTTGCTGCCGATGTCATACGAACGGTTGTAATTGAGCCCTCGCTACGAAACGTTGCAGTACTTGGTTTGATAGTACTTGTCCGAACATTTCTCAGCTACACGCTCCATATGGAAAATAAAAGCCGCGAGTCGTAG
- a CDS encoding copper resistance system multicopper oxidase, protein MQSKTTRRTFIKGLAATSILGGLGMWRMPVWAVTSPGQANVLAGTDFDLFIGETPVNITGAARTAMTINGSLPGPTLRWREGDTVTLRVRNRLQEDTSIHWHGIILPANMDGVPGLSFHGIAPDGMYEYKFKVNQNGTYWYHSHSGLQEQAGVYGALVIDAKEPEPFSYDRDYVVLLSDWTDEDPERVLAKLKKQSDYYNFHKRTVGDFVDDVSEMGWSAAIADRKMWAEMKMSPTDLADVSGYTYTYLMNGQAPDNNWTGIFKPGEKIRLRFINASAMTYFDVRIPGLKMTVVAADGQYVKPVSVDEFRITAAETFDVIVEPDSEQAYTIFAQSMDRTGYSRGTLAVREGLSAPVPEVDPRPLISMSDMGMDHGSMEGMDHGSMQGGMAGMDHSKMAGMDHDSMAGMDHSAMAGMGGAMQPHPASETNNPLVDMQTMTPTPKLNDPGIGLRNNGRRVLTYSDLHSTFLDPDGREPSRTIELHLTGHMEKFSWSFDGIEFSDAEPLRLKYGERVRITLVNDTMMTHPIHLHGMWSDLEDENGNFLVRKHTIDVPPGSKRSYRVTADALGRWAYHCHLLLHMEMGMFREVRVDE, encoded by the coding sequence ATGCAAAGCAAAACCACAAGGCGCACTTTCATCAAGGGGCTAGCCGCCACCAGTATTCTCGGCGGCTTAGGCATGTGGCGTATGCCGGTCTGGGCCGTGACCAGTCCCGGTCAGGCCAACGTGCTGGCCGGTACCGATTTTGATCTGTTCATCGGTGAAACCCCGGTAAATATTACTGGCGCGGCTCGTACCGCGATGACCATCAATGGCTCACTTCCGGGGCCGACCCTGCGGTGGCGGGAAGGCGATACCGTGACTCTGCGCGTTCGTAATCGTCTGCAGGAAGATACCTCGATTCACTGGCACGGCATCATCCTGCCGGCGAACATGGATGGCGTACCTGGCCTGAGTTTCCACGGCATCGCCCCCGATGGCATGTATGAGTACAAATTCAAGGTTAACCAGAACGGCACCTATTGGTACCACAGTCACTCGGGACTGCAGGAGCAGGCTGGCGTCTATGGTGCTCTGGTGATCGATGCCAAAGAGCCGGAGCCGTTCAGCTACGACCGTGACTACGTCGTGCTACTAAGTGACTGGACTGACGAAGATCCGGAACGGGTTCTGGCCAAGCTCAAAAAGCAATCGGATTACTACAACTTCCACAAACGTACTGTCGGCGACTTCGTCGATGACGTGAGCGAGATGGGGTGGTCCGCAGCGATCGCTGATCGGAAGATGTGGGCCGAGATGAAAATGAGCCCGACTGATCTTGCCGATGTCAGTGGCTATACCTACACCTACTTGATGAATGGCCAGGCGCCGGATAACAACTGGACTGGTATTTTCAAGCCGGGTGAGAAAATCCGTCTGCGCTTCATCAATGCATCGGCCATGACCTATTTCGATGTCCGCATCCCCGGTCTAAAGATGACGGTGGTGGCGGCCGATGGGCAGTACGTCAAACCTGTTAGCGTCGATGAGTTCCGTATTACTGCGGCCGAAACCTTCGATGTAATAGTCGAGCCCGATAGCGAGCAGGCCTACACCATCTTCGCGCAGTCCATGGACCGCACTGGCTATTCACGCGGCACCCTGGCCGTTCGCGAAGGGCTGAGCGCGCCTGTTCCTGAAGTTGATCCTCGCCCGTTGATCTCCATGAGCGATATGGGAATGGATCACGGCAGCATGGAGGGAATGGATCATGGCTCCATGCAGGGCGGCATGGCAGGCATGGATCATAGCAAGATGGCAGGTATGGACCACGACAGCATGGCTGGCATGGATCATTCAGCGATGGCAGGCATGGGTGGAGCGATGCAGCCCCATCCGGCCTCCGAAACCAATAACCCTCTGGTCGACATGCAGACCATGACGCCAACTCCCAAGCTGAATGACCCGGGAATCGGGCTTCGCAACAACGGTCGCCGTGTGCTGACTTACTCAGATCTGCACAGCACCTTCCTCGATCCGGATGGGCGCGAGCCGAGCCGTACCATCGAGTTGCACCTCACAGGTCACATGGAGAAATTCTCTTGGTCATTCGATGGCATTGAGTTCTCTGATGCGGAACCGTTGCGATTGAAGTATGGCGAGCGTGTTCGTATCACCTTAGTCAACGACACCATGATGACCCACCCCATCCACCTTCATGGCATGTGGAGCGATCTGGAGGATGAGAACGGCAACTTCCTAGTTCGCAAACACACCATTGATGTACCACCAGGCTCGAAGCGCAGCTATCGCGTAACCGCAGATGCGCTAGGGCGCTGGGCCTATCACTGCCACCTGCTGCTCCACATGGAAATGGGCATGTTCCGTGAAGTTCGTGTGGATGAGTAA
- a CDS encoding DUF2790 domain-containing protein has product MKAFKITAAVFFMSVSSLSLAEGSSDREYGEMIRANENTMREYATSVGKKPPEVVHYRYGMKLDIAKVIRTTRTDMTCNDVMPAQITYEDSKGDLAIVEYRVAGTNCRR; this is encoded by the coding sequence ATGAAAGCTTTCAAGATTACGGCAGCAGTGTTTTTTATGAGCGTGAGCTCATTATCCTTGGCAGAGGGTAGCTCAGATCGCGAGTATGGCGAAATGATACGTGCGAACGAAAATACTATGCGGGAGTACGCTACTTCTGTCGGAAAGAAGCCTCCCGAAGTTGTCCATTATCGTTATGGGATGAAGTTGGACATCGCCAAGGTAATTCGTACCACGCGAACCGATATGACCTGCAACGATGTGATGCCGGCCCAAATTACCTATGAGGACTCTAAGGGTGATTTGGCGATTGTTGAGTATCGGGTCGCCGGAACGAACTGTCGGAGATAA
- a CDS encoding cytochrome c3 family protein translates to MSRKGKILAALLAVLAPVSAVALWTYLPQMQRAATWQNMASPGPLSSAHAFLKEDCAACHTPVKGVEDATCVACHANETVLVQRQPTAFHADIAGSNNCVACHKEHDAGRSLRGMDHAALTDIIVRWLDRAPEGHEGAVLLAHLKAHRPEALPGNLSLANGMTYKETLLDCASCHKTTDPHVQVFGNDCATCHGTTTWSIAEYRHPPPSSTECGQCHLAPLSHYKEHFGMMSKPIAGVRNAEPEQCYLCHQTTSWNDIRGIGIYDHH, encoded by the coding sequence ATGAGTCGAAAGGGAAAGATCCTCGCCGCGCTGCTCGCGGTCCTGGCGCCGGTGTCGGCAGTCGCACTGTGGACATACCTTCCGCAAATGCAGCGCGCCGCGACGTGGCAGAACATGGCCTCTCCGGGCCCCCTGTCCAGCGCACATGCGTTTCTCAAAGAGGACTGTGCGGCGTGCCACACGCCGGTGAAGGGCGTGGAGGACGCGACTTGCGTGGCCTGCCATGCAAACGAGACCGTCCTGGTCCAGCGACAACCGACGGCATTCCATGCCGACATCGCCGGCTCGAACAACTGCGTGGCCTGCCACAAGGAACACGACGCCGGCCGCAGCCTGCGTGGTATGGACCATGCGGCTTTGACCGACATCATCGTGCGATGGCTCGATCGGGCCCCGGAGGGTCATGAGGGGGCGGTGCTGCTCGCGCACCTCAAGGCACACCGGCCCGAGGCGCTGCCGGGCAACCTCTCGCTTGCCAACGGCATGACTTACAAGGAGACGCTGCTGGACTGTGCGAGCTGCCACAAGACCACCGACCCGCACGTCCAGGTCTTCGGAAACGACTGCGCGACATGCCACGGCACGACCACATGGTCGATTGCCGAGTACCGGCATCCACCGCCGAGTTCCACCGAGTGCGGCCAGTGCCACCTCGCGCCGCTCAGCCACTACAAGGAGCACTTCGGAATGATGTCCAAGCCGATAGCGGGTGTCAGGAATGCGGAACCTGAGCAGTGCTATCTCTGCCACCAGACCACCTCATGGAACGATATTCGGGGAATAGGCATCTATGACCACCATTGA
- a CDS encoding cytochrome c — protein sequence MKKTITTLLVAGAVGSAAILAGAYSGLINVGADDPHYPAVHAFLSMARDRSIEARSKDIEIPNLDDEALIRGGAGNYNAMCVGCHLAPGVEQTELSQALYPAPPNLAKIGIDAGPASAFWVIKHGIKATGMPAWGKSMGDEYIWGMVAFISQLPKIDATQYQALVAASGGHQHGGGESQTHNHESLDGSNSDHHGNAAAGGESGRRGIAAADHHGGSAPEADHHSSSSNGDDHHGGSNSSTKGSSASDHHAEPASNAHTHADGKEHVHDS from the coding sequence ATGAAAAAAACAATTACAACCCTGTTGGTAGCAGGCGCTGTCGGTAGTGCAGCAATATTAGCCGGAGCCTATTCCGGCTTGATCAACGTTGGTGCTGACGATCCTCATTACCCAGCCGTGCATGCGTTCCTTTCAATGGCGCGTGATCGCTCTATCGAAGCGCGGTCCAAGGACATTGAGATTCCCAATCTAGATGACGAGGCTCTCATTCGTGGCGGGGCCGGGAACTACAACGCCATGTGCGTTGGGTGCCATCTGGCGCCCGGTGTCGAACAAACAGAGCTGAGTCAGGCGCTGTATCCAGCCCCGCCTAACCTGGCCAAGATCGGCATTGACGCAGGCCCTGCATCCGCCTTCTGGGTCATTAAGCATGGAATCAAAGCAACAGGCATGCCGGCCTGGGGTAAGAGTATGGGCGACGAATATATCTGGGGCATGGTTGCCTTCATCAGCCAGTTGCCCAAGATCGACGCTACGCAATACCAAGCGCTCGTCGCTGCGAGTGGCGGTCACCAGCATGGTGGCGGTGAGAGCCAGACGCACAATCATGAAAGCTTGGATGGCAGCAATTCTGACCATCATGGCAATGCTGCCGCTGGAGGAGAGTCTGGACGTCGCGGTATAGCGGCTGCAGACCACCACGGCGGCTCAGCTCCAGAGGCCGATCACCATTCTTCGAGCAGTAACGGCGATGATCACCATGGTGGAAGTAACTCCAGCACGAAAGGCAGTAGCGCCAGCGACCATCATGCCGAGCCGGCGTCCAACGCTCACACTCATGCGGATGGCAAAGAGCACGTACATGACAGCTAA
- a CDS encoding DUF305 domain-containing protein, which produces MKMSYWRFAAMVATSTVIMYGVMYLNTYAFEHVLWSETRAWMALVMGAVMAIVMLAFMLNMYKKKPMNIAIFAGGAASFAIALWLVRSQATVDDTDYMKAMIPHHSIAIMTSERAQISDPRVRKLADQIIEAQRREISEMKFLINDLERAN; this is translated from the coding sequence ATGAAAATGTCTTATTGGCGTTTCGCTGCGATGGTGGCCACATCAACCGTCATCATGTACGGCGTTATGTATTTGAATACTTACGCTTTTGAGCATGTTCTATGGAGTGAGACCCGTGCTTGGATGGCGTTAGTAATGGGAGCTGTCATGGCGATAGTCATGCTCGCCTTCATGCTCAATATGTACAAGAAAAAGCCCATGAACATAGCGATATTCGCCGGCGGAGCAGCTTCCTTTGCTATTGCCCTGTGGCTTGTTCGTAGCCAGGCAACTGTCGACGATACGGACTATATGAAGGCCATGATTCCTCACCATTCCATAGCCATCATGACAAGTGAGCGCGCTCAGATTTCAGACCCGCGCGTTCGCAAGCTGGCAGATCAAATCATTGAGGCTCAGCGCCGAGAGATCTCTGAGATGAAGTTCCTGATCAATGATCTAGAGAGGGCTAACTGA
- a CDS encoding protein-disulfide reductase DsbD — protein sequence MFRLLLCLLLLIPLPVSAGIFDLPRLQPALFNAPLNNSQDFLPVDLAFGLDLIEADTDSIRLRFINADGYYLYKHRFAFNSDHPQVTIGTPQWPAAEPKTDEYFGDVEVFYGITDLELPIDNPQNRPFTLQVSYQGCADLGLCYPPEMRTFQIGNSPPVSPAQPETTLDWGSLALFFLAGLGLTFTPCVLPMLPILSGVVLRGQLGGLRGFRLSLAYVLPMAACFALLGALMGMFGAGLNLQARLQSPWLLVPFALFFSVFALAMFGVFELRMPRFITERMDRLASRTRGGSMIGAATLGVLSSLLVSPCVTAPLVGALLYISATGDALGGGLKLFSLGLGMGAPLVLFATGGAALLPKSGTWMVGVRKVFGLMLLGVSVWLLERVLPAPVTLALWGLLAVGTALWLGALEFIPKPGKQKLAQLLGVALLVYGISSWVGALQGQTDPLRPLGRLDAQGLPQIGATVGWQTLDTPAALDAALLSAKTAGQPLLLDWYADWCISCKVIEREVLEVSSVREQLADYRLVRFDMTRSDAEQRALLDRYQLFGPPALQLFAPSGDEWQDLRTVGETDAESFLERLRQADDRM from the coding sequence ATGTTCCGCCTTTTGCTGTGCCTGCTTTTACTGATCCCACTGCCGGTCAGTGCTGGGATTTTTGATCTGCCTCGCTTACAGCCGGCCCTGTTCAACGCCCCCCTGAATAACAGCCAGGACTTCCTGCCGGTGGATCTGGCCTTTGGCCTTGATCTGATAGAAGCCGACACCGACAGTATTCGCCTGCGGTTCATAAATGCCGATGGCTATTACCTCTACAAACATCGTTTCGCCTTCAACAGCGACCATCCGCAAGTAACAATCGGCACCCCGCAATGGCCTGCAGCCGAACCGAAAACCGATGAGTATTTCGGCGATGTCGAGGTGTTCTACGGCATTACGGACTTAGAACTACCGATTGATAACCCTCAGAACAGGCCGTTCACCCTGCAGGTGAGCTACCAGGGCTGCGCCGATCTGGGACTGTGCTACCCACCTGAAATGCGCACTTTTCAGATCGGTAACTCGCCCCCGGTATCGCCTGCGCAACCGGAAACGACCTTGGACTGGGGAAGTCTGGCACTGTTCTTTCTGGCCGGTTTGGGGCTGACTTTCACTCCCTGCGTGCTGCCGATGCTGCCCATCCTTTCCGGCGTAGTGCTGCGTGGACAACTCGGTGGGCTACGAGGTTTTCGCCTGTCGCTTGCCTACGTACTTCCCATGGCTGCCTGCTTCGCACTGCTCGGAGCGCTGATGGGCATGTTCGGAGCTGGCCTCAACCTGCAGGCGCGCCTGCAGTCACCGTGGCTACTGGTGCCCTTTGCGCTGTTCTTTTCGGTATTTGCCCTGGCCATGTTCGGGGTGTTCGAGTTGCGTATGCCGCGCTTTATTACCGAACGAATGGATCGCCTGGCCAGCCGAACCCGCGGGGGTTCAATGATAGGGGCCGCAACGCTAGGCGTGCTGTCAAGCCTGCTTGTATCACCCTGCGTGACAGCACCACTGGTCGGTGCGCTGCTGTACATCAGCGCCACCGGCGATGCCCTGGGCGGCGGGCTGAAGCTGTTTTCGCTGGGTCTGGGCATGGGGGCGCCGTTGGTGTTGTTCGCCACTGGTGGCGCCGCCTTGTTGCCCAAGTCCGGGACCTGGATGGTCGGCGTACGCAAGGTTTTCGGTCTGATGTTGCTGGGTGTCTCTGTATGGCTGCTGGAGCGTGTGTTACCAGCTCCCGTGACGCTGGCCTTGTGGGGCCTGTTGGCGGTTGGCACTGCGTTGTGGCTGGGCGCCCTGGAATTTATTCCTAAGCCCGGCAAGCAGAAGCTTGCCCAGTTGCTTGGTGTGGCCTTGCTGGTTTACGGCATCAGCAGTTGGGTGGGCGCTTTGCAAGGTCAAACCGACCCGCTGCGCCCACTGGGTCGCCTGGACGCCCAAGGCTTGCCTCAAATCGGCGCAACCGTCGGCTGGCAGACCCTGGACACCCCAGCAGCCCTGGATGCGGCACTGTTGTCAGCGAAAACTGCCGGCCAACCTTTGCTGCTGGACTGGTACGCCGACTGGTGCATCAGTTGCAAAGTAATCGAACGAGAAGTACTCGAAGTGTCCTCTGTGCGCGAACAGCTGGCTGATTACCGGCTGGTGCGCTTCGATATGACGCGTAGCGATGCCGAGCAACGCGCGCTGCTTGATCGCTACCAGCTGTTTGGCCCGCCGGCACTGCAATTGTTTGCCCCCAGTGGTGATGAGTGGCAGGACCTTCGCACGGTTGGTGAAACCGACGCCGAGAGTTTTCTGGAACGACTGCGTCAAGCCGACGACCGAATGTAA
- a CDS encoding IS30-like element ISPsp7 family transposase — translation MSYTELSVEERATIQIGRTQGFSLRRIACLINRSPSTISRELRRNRGACGGYSARLAQQQMQARRQVCRPMRKLLPGSERFELVTHMLRERLSPEQIAGKLRSMNIPNLRDAYVCRETIYNAIYALPVGELRKELIICLRQGKTTRRPRSGGVDRRGQIPEMVSIHVRPPEIEDRLMPGHWEGDLIKGKANASSVGTLVERTSGYLMLVKMNDATATSALEGFSAALNSMPLEMRKSMTYDQGREMARHAEITQRTGVAIYFCDPHSPWQRGSNENINGLIRQYLPKGTDLSVHSQEELDAIALQLNMRPRKRFDFKCPIEVMGEVMQNAMAMRHDAPVSIQ, via the coding sequence ATGTCTTATACCGAACTCAGCGTTGAAGAGCGCGCCACCATTCAAATCGGTCGTACCCAAGGCTTCAGCCTGCGCAGGATTGCCTGCTTGATCAACCGATCCCCTTCGACCATCAGCCGTGAGCTGCGCCGTAACCGAGGTGCTTGCGGTGGCTACTCGGCCCGCCTGGCCCAGCAGCAAATGCAGGCCCGCCGCCAGGTTTGTCGACCGATGCGAAAACTGTTGCCGGGTAGCGAGCGCTTCGAACTGGTGACCCATATGCTGCGTGAGCGTTTGTCTCCCGAGCAGATTGCCGGCAAGCTGCGCAGCATGAACATACCCAACCTGCGAGATGCCTACGTCTGTCGCGAGACGATCTACAACGCGATCTATGCCCTGCCAGTGGGTGAGCTGCGTAAGGAGCTGATCATCTGTCTGCGCCAAGGCAAGACGACGCGCCGGCCGCGCTCTGGTGGCGTGGATCGGCGCGGCCAGATCCCCGAGATGGTCAGTATTCATGTGCGCCCGCCGGAGATTGAAGACAGGCTGATGCCGGGGCATTGGGAAGGCGACCTCATCAAGGGTAAGGCCAACGCCTCGTCCGTCGGTACGCTGGTGGAACGCACCAGTGGCTACCTGATGTTGGTGAAGATGAACGACGCGACGGCGACTTCGGCGCTGGAAGGCTTCAGCGCCGCGCTCAATAGCATGCCGCTGGAGATGCGCAAGAGCATGACTTACGACCAGGGCCGGGAGATGGCGCGACACGCCGAGATCACCCAAAGAACCGGCGTGGCGATCTACTTCTGCGACCCGCACAGCCCCTGGCAGCGCGGCAGCAACGAAAACATCAACGGCCTGATTCGCCAGTACTTGCCCAAGGGCACAGACCTGTCGGTACATAGCCAGGAGGAGCTGGACGCCATTGCGCTGCAACTGAACATGCGACCGCGCAAGCGCTTCGACTTCAAATGCCCCATCGAGGTGATGGGAGAGGTCATGCAAAATGCCATGGCAATGCGGCATGATGCTCCGGTTTCAATTCAATAA
- a CDS encoding copper resistance protein B gives MTIKLSRPSLIALAVSMSALSSGFTFAAEEMDHSTMDHGSMPMDHSKMNHGAAQVQMGGMDHSQMPEGQNSQDGTPAMDHSKMNHEAMQGQMGSMDHSQMNHGQNQSKAAAMDHSKMGHGAMQEQMKGMDHSNMDHSQMNHSSADTPRSTSRTPIPVLTDADRQAAFAPLPGHTVHDSGINSFFLLDQLEYQDADEGSTLAWDASGWVGGDINRVWFRSEGERTNGVTEDAELQLLYGRSVGPWWDVVAGVRQDFKPESPQTWAAFGVQGMALYAFEAEATAFVGENGQTAARLEGDYDILLTNRLILQPTAEANFYGKNDSERGVGSGLANTELGLRLRYEIVREFAPYIGISWSRSYGNTADMLRDEGEDVEEARFVAGIRMWF, from the coding sequence ATGACCATTAAGCTTTCACGTCCATCGCTCATTGCGCTGGCGGTGTCAATGAGCGCACTGAGTAGCGGCTTTACCTTTGCCGCAGAAGAGATGGATCACTCGACTATGGACCACGGCTCCATGCCGATGGACCATAGCAAGATGAACCACGGGGCTGCTCAGGTGCAGATGGGGGGCATGGATCATAGCCAGATGCCCGAGGGCCAGAATTCGCAGGATGGGACTCCTGCTATGGACCACAGCAAGATGAATCATGAGGCCATGCAAGGCCAGATGGGCAGTATGGATCACTCCCAGATGAACCATGGCCAAAATCAGAGTAAAGCTGCGGCTATGGACCATAGCAAGATGGGCCACGGCGCCATGCAAGAGCAAATGAAAGGGATGGATCACAGCAACATGGATCACTCCCAAATGAACCATAGCTCCGCTGATACCCCGAGAAGCACCAGTCGTACACCGATCCCCGTCCTCACGGATGCTGATCGCCAAGCGGCCTTCGCGCCTCTGCCTGGACACACAGTGCACGATAGCGGCATCAACAGCTTCTTTCTGCTCGATCAGCTTGAATATCAGGACGCTGATGAGGGCAGCACCCTGGCCTGGGATGCCTCAGGCTGGGTGGGAGGCGATATCAATCGGGTCTGGTTTCGTTCCGAGGGAGAGCGTACTAACGGCGTAACCGAGGATGCCGAGCTGCAGCTGTTGTATGGGCGCTCGGTCGGCCCCTGGTGGGACGTCGTTGCTGGCGTTCGCCAAGACTTCAAACCCGAGTCTCCACAGACCTGGGCTGCCTTTGGTGTGCAAGGCATGGCGCTTTACGCTTTTGAAGCCGAGGCCACAGCCTTCGTCGGCGAAAACGGCCAGACTGCGGCGCGTCTTGAGGGCGACTATGACATCTTGCTTACCAATCGGCTGATCCTCCAGCCAACTGCGGAAGCCAATTTCTACGGTAAGAATGATTCTGAAAGAGGAGTGGGCTCGGGCCTGGCGAATACCGAACTGGGTTTGCGCCTGCGCTACGAAATCGTTCGCGAGTTTGCGCCCTACATCGGGATTTCTTGGAGTCGCTCATACGGTAATACCGCAGACATGCTGCGCGACGAAGGAGAAGATGTTGAAGAGGCGCGCTTTGTCGCCGGCATTCGAATGTGGTTTTAG
- a CDS encoding DUF411 domain-containing protein encodes MSRKLRISALAALLVSGAIHAAEPLIIDVHRDANCGCCKDWISYLEDNGFAVRDHVERNMRSVKQDLGVEPRLASCHTGVINGKFVEGHVPVAQILELRKRSDLLGIAVPGMPAGSPGMEHGDAKHAYEVIGLTRSGQDEVLAKYP; translated from the coding sequence ATGTCTAGAAAACTGCGTATATCAGCCCTTGCGGCGCTGCTGGTAAGTGGGGCGATCCATGCCGCTGAACCCTTGATCATCGATGTACACCGAGACGCCAACTGTGGTTGCTGCAAGGACTGGATCTCCTATCTGGAGGACAACGGCTTTGCGGTCCGCGACCATGTTGAACGCAACATGCGTTCGGTGAAGCAAGACCTAGGAGTGGAGCCGCGTCTGGCGTCCTGTCACACCGGTGTGATCAACGGCAAGTTCGTTGAAGGCCACGTGCCGGTGGCGCAGATACTCGAATTGCGCAAGCGTTCCGACCTGCTAGGTATTGCCGTGCCCGGCATGCCGGCTGGATCGCCCGGTATGGAGCACGGTGATGCCAAACATGCCTACGAGGTAATCGGGCTTACCCGTTCAGGGCAGGATGAGGTCCTCGCCAAGTACCCGTAA